In Sphingobacterium zeae, one genomic interval encodes:
- the frr gene encoding ribosome recycling factor translates to MNELISIELDDCKDKMSKAVAHTESELTKIRAGKASPSMLDGISVDYYGSATPLSQVANINTTDARTIVIQPWEKSLINAIEKSITDANLGINPQNDGIVIRLNVPPLTEERRRDLVKKVKEETERGRIGIRNIRKDVNESIKKLKNDGASEDEIKTAEGEVQKLTDAFIVKVDKLAELKEKDIMTV, encoded by the coding sequence AACGAACTAATTTCAATTGAATTGGACGATTGTAAAGACAAGATGTCCAAAGCAGTTGCTCACACCGAATCCGAATTAACTAAAATTCGTGCCGGTAAAGCTTCCCCATCTATGTTAGATGGTATTTCAGTAGACTATTATGGTAGCGCCACTCCACTTTCACAAGTGGCAAACATCAATACAACTGATGCACGGACTATTGTCATTCAGCCTTGGGAGAAATCGCTTATCAACGCAATTGAAAAATCTATCACAGACGCTAACCTAGGCATCAACCCGCAGAACGATGGTATCGTTATTCGTCTGAATGTTCCCCCTTTAACAGAAGAAAGGAGACGTGATCTAGTTAAAAAGGTAAAAGAAGAAACTGAAAGAGGCCGTATCGGTATTCGTAACATCCGTAAGGATGTAAATGAGTCCATCAAGAAATTAAAAAATGATGGTGCTTCAGAAGATGAAATTAAAACTGCCGAGGGTGAAGTCCAAAAGTTAACTGACGCATTTATTGTAAAAGTTGATAAATTGGCTGAGCTAAAAGAAAAAGATATCATGACTGTTTAA